In a genomic window of Macadamia integrifolia cultivar HAES 741 unplaced genomic scaffold, SCU_Mint_v3 scaffold624, whole genome shotgun sequence:
- the LOC122069485 gene encoding putative ankyrin repeat protein RBE_0317: MDPGLRKALYKAVTEGDHSTLRLKLSEAAKDKELVYQNDNTLLHIAANYDNVPVVRVIRENQPTSILRSKNYRKDTALHIAARHNNVEIVKYLLGWAKEVDEEENQSKSDNLHKKKKPKSAEKVKGNQLEPHKTVKKKNRDGNTALHEAVLGRHHNVIEVLREESQHLWLISLSSPHL; the protein is encoded by the exons ATGGATCCTGGTCTCCGTAAAGCTTTGTATAAGGCTGTAACAGAAGGTGATCACTCAACTTTACGCTTGAAATTATCAGAGGCAGCAAAGGATAAAGAGTTGGTTTACCAGAACGATAACACTCTACTCCACATCGCCGCCAACTACGACAACGTCCCAGTTGTGAGGGTAATCCGCGAAAACCAACCAACAAGTATACTCAGAAGCAAGAACTACAGAAAAGACACCGCACTCCACATTGCTGCACGCCATAATAATGTCGAAATAGTTAAGTATCTGTTGGGTTGGGCTAAGGAAGTAGACGAAGAAGAGAATCAGTCTAAATCTGATAATTTACACAAGAAAAAGAAGCCCAAATCTGCTGAAAAAGTAAAGGGCAATCAATTAGAACCACATAAAACagtgaagaaaaagaacagagaTGGGAACACAGCGTTGCATGAAGCTGTTCTTGGGCGTCACCATAATGTGATTGAGGTGTTGAGGGAG GAAAGTCAACATTTATGGCTGATATCCCTGTCTTCGCCGCATCTCTAG
- the LOC122069486 gene encoding uncharacterized protein LOC122069486, producing MATNILLTVLTISFVISFYLSLTSAAVMNVASVSAFSTPVGSPLPSQDIQESISPTAQFQRILTNLGFHQLAMAIPSLSDSAFSIWNGPSTLFAPTDVSIQSCGSCSLPQLLREHMVPGIFSLDYLRKLSFGTKLETMSPGGCITVTSAAEDNTKIFIGGVEITHLDLYNNGVIVVHDPSYIHHHQRYPWLNQNHHQLWTSCSYKGTSIAELVTILALVGANITRSNFVKV from the coding sequence ATGGCGACAAATATTCTACTAACGGTTCTTACTATCTCGTTCGTCATTTCGTTCTACCTCTCGTTGACGAGCGCGGCTGTGATGAACGTAGCTTCTGTGTCTGCATTTTCCACTCCAGTTGGTTCGCCGTTGCCTTCTCAAGATATCCAAGAATCTATCTCTCCAACTGCCCAGTTTCAACGGATCTTGACGAATCTCGGATTCCATCAACTCGCCATGGCGATTCCATCCCTTTCAGACTCCGCATTTTCGATCTGGAACGGTCCTTCAACGCTCTTCGCACCGACAGATGTTTCTATCCAGAGCTGCGGTTCTTGCTCTCTACCGCAGCTTCTCCGAGAACACATGGTTCCAGGTATCTTCTCTCTCGATTATCTCCGCAAGCTCTCTTTCGGGACGAAGCTGGAGACCATGAGCCCTGGAGGCTGCATTACTGTCACCTCGGCGGCGGAGGATAACACCAAGATTTTCATCGGCGGTGTCGAGATTACACATCTAGATCTCTACAACAATGGTGTTATCGTCGTTCACGATCCTTCCTATATTCACCACCACCAGAGGTACCCGTGGCTGAACCAGAACCACCACCAGCTTTGGACTTCTTGTAGCTATAAGGGTACATCCATCGCTGAGCTCGTCACGATCCTTGCGCTTGTCGGTGCGAACATTACCAGGTCGAACTTTGTTAAGGTCTGA
- the LOC122069467 gene encoding 40S ribosomal protein S3a-2: MAVGKNKRISKGKKGGKKKAVDPFAKKDWYDIKAPSIFSNRNVGKTLVSRTQGTKIASEGLKHRVFEICLADLQNDEDQSYRKIRLRAEDVQGKNVLTNFWGMDFTTDKLRSLVRKWQTLIEAHVDVKTTDNYTLRMFCIGFTKRRPNQVKRTCYAQTSQIRQIRRKMREIMVNQAASCDLKELVQKFIPEMIGKEIEKATSSIYPLQNVFIRKVKILKAPKFDLGKLMEVHGDYSEDVGVKVDRLAEEPVVEETELVGA; this comes from the exons ATGGCTGTTGg GAAGAATAAGAGAATATCGAAGggaaagaaaggagggaagaagaaggc GGTTGACCCCTTTGCTAAGAAGGACTGGTATGATATCAAGGCGCCTTCAATCTTCAGCAACAGAAATGTTGGAAAGACCCTTGTTTCAAGAACGCAGGGAACCAAG ATTGCTTCTGAGGGTCTCAAGCACAGAGTATTCGAGATTTGCCTTGCCGATCTTCAGAATGATGAGGATCAGTCTTACAGGAAGATCCGCCTGAGAGCTGAGGACGTGCAGGGAAAAAATGTCCTTACTAACTTTTGG GGGATGGATTTTACGACAGACAAGTTAAGGTCTCTGGTGCGTAAGTGGCAGACTTTGATTGAGGCACATGTAGATGTGAAGACTACCGACAACTACACTTTAAGGATGTTCTGCATTGGATTCACTAAGCGGCGGCCAAACCAGGTTAAGAGAACCTGTTATGCCCAAACAAGCCAGATCCGTCAg ATTCGTCGTAAGATGAGAGAGATTATGGTTAACCAAGCAGCCTCATGTGACTTGAAGGAGTTGGTACAGAAGTTCATACCGGAGATGATTGGGAAGGAGATTGAGAAGGCCACCTCCAGCATTTATCCTCTACAGAATGTCTTTATTCGGAAAGTCAAGATATTGAAGGCTCCCAAATTTGATCTTGGCAAGTTGATGGAG GTTCATGGAGATTACTCAGAGGATGTTGGTGTGAAGGTTGACAGGCTGGCAGAGGAACCAGTGGTAGAGGagactgagctagttggagcttaA
- the LOC122069487 gene encoding probable calcium-binding protein CML41, giving the protein MPRFFWLDCFSHIVIALSITAKSNKQQTRYSDFLRSSLQMATSVLSKQTLSKWFSNKSFVLSAHRLHQHSKQQSTNDEHQQIFCKLDANGNGKIEGFELRSYLASIGIDGGDDDLKRGFEMFVAKGCGSITTEGLQRMFSRLGYKISNEECKKVIQAFDLNGDGVFDYSEFQQMMA; this is encoded by the exons ATGCCGAGATTCTTTTGGCTGGATTGTTTTTCTCATATTGTGATTGCTCTTTCCATCACAGCAAAGAGCAACAAGCAACAAACACGCTACTCAGATTTCCTTCGATCCTCTCTTCAAATGGCGACCTCTGTTCTTTCCAAGCAAACACTATCAAAATGGTTCTCTAACAAGAGCTTCGTGCTAAGTGCCCATCGCCTTCATCAACATTCCAAACAACAATCAACAAATGATGAACACCAACAGATATTTTGTAAGTTGGACGCCAATGGTAATGGAAAGATCGAAGGCTTTGAACTCAGATCCTACCTTGCCTCCATTGG CATTGATGGTGGGGATGATGATCTGAAAAGAGGGTTTGAGATGTTCGTAGCAAAGGGTTGTGGATCCATTACAACTGAGGGCTTGCAGAGAATGTTCAGTCGCCTTGGGTACAAAATATCAAATGAAGAGTGCAAGAAAGTCATTCAAGCATTCGACCTCAATGGCGACGGTGTGTTTGATTACTCTGAGTTCCAGCAGATGATGGCTTAA